A segment of the Cellvibrio sp. KY-YJ-3 genome:
CTTGGCGGGTTTGGTCTGGGCGGGCATTGCCGCGCTCTTGCTCACGCGCTTTAACGCCAACGAAATTCTCACCACCATCATGCTCAACTATATCGCCGTGAACCTGCTGTTGTGGGGCGTGCACGGCCCGCTCAAAGACCCGGAAGGGCTCAACTTTCCCGAGTCCGCGCTCTTTGCCAGCCAGACCCTGTTGCCGGTGTTGTTTGAGGACTACCGCGTGAGCATCGCCATTTTTATCGCGCTGTTTATGTTGGTGGTGATTTGGGTGGTGCTCACCCGCACCCTGCTCGGCTTCCAATTGCGGGTGATGGGCGAGAACCACAACGCTGCACGCTTTGCCGGTTTTAACGGTAAAAAACTCATCTGGCTGCTGCTGTTATTCAGTGGCGCCATGGCCGGTATTGCCGCCATTTCCGAAACCAACGGCCCGGTGGGGCAACTGATTCCCACCCTCTCGCTGGGCTACGGTTATGCCGCAATTATTGTGGTGTTTATGGGGCGCATGCACCCGCTCGGCATCCTGCTCGCCAGTTGTCTGTTAGGGCTTACTTACCTGGGAGGCGAGATGGCGCAAATCGATCAGGGTCTGCCCAAGTCCATCACCGGATTATTCCAGGGCATGCTGCTGTTTTATTTGCTGGCCTGCGACCTGCTGATTAGCTATCGCCTGGTGCCCGGCAGCAACCCAACCATAAAAGAACACAAGGTATAAACGAAGGGTATAGATGTATGGATATCGGCATGTTTGAAAACATTCTCTTCGCCATGGTGCGCACCGGTACGCCGCTGCTGCTGGTGGCCTTGGGGGCGATGATGTCGGAGCGCGCCGGGGTATTAAACCTGGGGCAGGAAGGCATGATTCTGGTGGGCGCGGCCTGTGGGTTTATCGCCGCTTACGCCGGGAGCAGCCTCGGTTGGGGTGTGCTCGCGGCAGTCATTTCCGGGGTGGTAGTGTCGCTGTTGTTTGCATTTATCGCGCTCACGCTGATTTCCAACCAGGTCGCCACCGGCCTTGCGCTCACTATTTTTGGCACCGGCCTAAGTGCTTTTTTGGGCGCAGGTTATGTCGGTCAAACCATCACCGGGTTTAACACGGTGAAAATTCCGCTGCTGGGCGATATCCCGCTGATCGGCAAAGCGCTGTTTGAGCAGGACTTATTGGTCTACCTCGCGTTTGCACTCTTTGCCGCCGTGTTTGTGGTGATGCGGTATACGCGGCTGGGCCTAATTATTCGCGCCGTGGGCGAAAATCCCGATGTCGCCCACGCACTGGGTTACAAAGTGATGCGCGTGCGCTACGGCGCGGTAATGTTTGGCGGCGCCATGGCCGGTTTGGCCGGTGCCTATTTGTCGCTCGCCTACACACCCATGTGGTCGGAAGGCATCGCCGCCGGGCGCGGTTGGATCGCCCTCGCGCTGGTGGTATTTGCCAGCTGGCGCACCGAGCGCATTTTGCTCGGCGCCTGGTTGTTTGGCTTCGCCAGTATTTTGCATTTGTTATTGCAAGGTTATGGCTACGAAATATCGCCCAACCTGCTCGCCATGCTGCCCTATGTGGTCACCATTGTGGTGTTGGTACTCATGATGTATCGCCAACAAAATCAGGGCTTATTTGCCCCGCGCTCACTCGGGCAGCCGTGGCATTCGCCGAAATAAATTGTTTGTTAATGATGCTAAATCGCTAAAAAAGAGGAACCACCATGACGCTGTTAACCCGCAAAAAATTTCTCCGTGTGCTGGGCGCCACGGCGGCACTGCTAACACTGAGCGCCAATGTATTTGCCGCGCCGCTGAAAGTCGGCTTTGTGTATGTAAGCCCGATTGGCGATGCCGGTTGGACTTATCAACACGACGAAGCGCGCAAAATTGTGCAGCAAGAATTTGGCGATAAAATCGAAACCACTTTTGTCGAAAGTGTGGCCGAAGGTGCCGATGCCGAGCGCGTGATTCGCAACATGGCCTCACGCGGTTACGATTTAATTTTCACCACTTCCTTCGGTTACATGAACCCCACCATCAAAGTGGGCAAGATGTTTCCCAAAGTAAAATTTGAACACGCCACCGGTTATAAAACCGCCGCCAACGTCGGCAATTATCAAGCGCGCGATTATGAAGGCCGCTTCCTCGCGGGCATGATTGCCGGTGCCATGAGCAAAAAAAATGTGATCGGTTATGTGGGCGCATTTCCCATTCCCGAGGTGATTCGCGGCATCAACTCCTTTATGCTCGGCGCCCAGGTGATGAACCCGGACATCAAAATGAAAGTGGTGTGGGTCAATACCTGGCACGATCCAGCCAAAGAACGTGAAGCGGCGGAGAGTTTAATTTTGCAAGGCGCCGATGTAATCACCATGCACACCGATTCTGCGGCAACCATTCAAGCGGCAGAAGCGAAAGGCGTTTATTCGGTTGGCTTTAATTCCGATATGAGTGCCTACGGCCCCAAAACCCATTTGACCTCATCCACGCAACACTGGGAATCCATTTACCGCGCAAAAATCCAGGCGGTATTGGATGGCACCTGGAAGCCGGAAGCGATTTGGCACGGACTGCGTGAAGGTGTAGTAGCACTATCGCCCATGAACCCGGTAGTGCCAAAAGAGGTTGTGGAGAAAATGGAGGCGTATAAAATGGAAATTGTCGCGGGCAGCCGCGCTGTGTACCAAGGGCCTATTTACGATCAAGCCGGTGCATTAAAAGTTGCCGAGGGCAAAACCCTGAGCGATGAAGAATTGCACCAACAAAACTGGTACGTAAAAGGCATAGAGGGGAAAATTCCGCAATAATTGCCTGGCGCGCGGCACGAATTTATGCGCTGCCAGCGCGCCACCAATAAAAACATCCAGCGAGAAACAATAACAATGGCCATTAAGACCACCGCCGAAAAAAAACCTGTCGCCACGACAAGCAGCAAACAAGGAACCGGAAAAACTATGGCAAGCAAACCAGCAGAAGCCCAGCCGGAGTTTAACCCCACTGAAACGCCCACCGGCAAATACAAACCGGGCAAAATTCGCGACCGCAACCTGAGCAATATTATTAACGCCGCCGAAGAAGAATTTGTGCAAAACGGTTTTCGCGGCGCCAGCATTCAAAATATCGCCGACCGCGCGGGCATTCCCAAAGCCAACGTGCACTATTACTTCAAAAGTAAAACCAATTTGTATGTGGCGGTGCTGGATAACATTATTAATTTATGGAACGACCTGCTCGGTGAAATCACCGTGGACGACGACCCCGCAGAAGTATTGGATCGTTTTATTCGCAAAAAGGTAGAGCTTTCCTACACCAACCCCCGCGCATCAAAATTGTATGCGATGGAAATGATTCAGGGCGCACCGCATTTAAAAGGTTATATCCGCACCGAGATGCGTCAATTTGTCCGGCGCAAAGCGCAGATTATCGAGCAGTGGATCGAGCAGGGCCGCATGGACAAAGTTGACCCCATGCATTTGATCTTTTTAATTTGGGCATCCACCCAACACTACGCGGATTTTGATGTGAAAATTCTCACCGTCATGAACCGCGCAGAATACGAACCGGACATGATTAAAGATATTTCGGATTTTTTAAGCCAAATGATTTTAAAAGGCTGCGGCCTGAAACCACCGGTTAAGTAATCAACAACCATGACAATGATTTCATCAAACAGCAACACTCTTTGGCTTAAAAATCCACGCGCCTGCTGGACAGGCAATACACAAGACGCCAGCAATGGCCTGGTGATTCAAGGCAATAATATTATCGAATTGGTCGCCGCCGGTGCTACACCGGCCAGCACCTACGATTACAGTTTTGATGCCTCCGACCATGTCATTCTGCCCGGCCTGATTAATTGCCATCACCATTTTTACCAAACGCTCACCCGCGCGCTGCCCAGTGCACTCAACAAAGAATTATTTCCCTGGCTACAAGCGCTCTACCCCGTGTGGGCGAATTTAAATGACGAAGCCATTTTTGCCTCCACGCAATTAGCGCTGAGTGAATTATTACTCTCCGGCTGTACCACCGCCGCGGACCACCATTACGTATTCAGCAGCATTATGCCGCACGCGATAGACGCACAAGTCGCCGCTGCCAAAACCATCGGTAATCGCGTTACCTTAACGCGCGGCTCCATGAGCCTCGGCCAATCCAAAGGTGGATTACCACCGGATTCGGTAGTGGAAAGCGATGAAAAAATTCTGAGTGAAAGTGAACGTTTAATTCACAGCTATCACGACACCAGCGAAGATTCCTTTTGCCAAATCGCCCTCGCCCCCTGCTCACCGTTTTCCGTCACGCCAGATTTAATGCGCGCAACCGCCGTGCTCGCACAACAAAAAAATGTGTTGCTGCACACGCACCTCGGTGAAACGGAAGATGAAAATAATTTCTGCCTGAAACAATTTGGTATGCGCCCGGTGGATTACCTGGATGATCTAGGTTGGTTAAATAACCGCGTCTGGCTCGCCCACGGCATTCATTTTAATGAAGAAGAAATTGCACGCTTGGGCCACGCCTGCGTCGGCGTCTGCCACTGCCCCAGCTCCAACATGCTACTCGCCTCCGGCATGTGCCACACCCGCGATTTACAACGCGCAGGCGCGCCCGTCGGTTTGGGTGTCGATGGCTCTGCATCCAACGACGGCTCCAATATGATTCAAGAAGTTCGCCAAGCCATGCTGCTACAAAAACTCCGCTACGGCTCCGCAAACTTCACGCATATCGATGCACTAAAACTCGCAACCTCTGGCAGCGCCAAATTATTACACCGCCCCGAACTCGGCGAACTCGCCGTCGGCAAAAAGGC
Coding sequences within it:
- a CDS encoding ABC transporter permease, whose amino-acid sequence is MRIEKRLQDSRAMMYLSPLLALLLTLVSGALLFALLGRPPLGSLYTFFIAPISDLYGLSELAVKVTPLLLCAIGLTLCFKAKIWNIGAEGQFVFGALVGGAVTLQLADSEGVWVLPVIIASGALAGLVWAGIAALLLTRFNANEILTTIMLNYIAVNLLLWGVHGPLKDPEGLNFPESALFASQTLLPVLFEDYRVSIAIFIALFMLVVIWVVLTRTLLGFQLRVMGENHNAARFAGFNGKKLIWLLLLFSGAMAGIAAISETNGPVGQLIPTLSLGYGYAAIIVVFMGRMHPLGILLASCLLGLTYLGGEMAQIDQGLPKSITGLFQGMLLFYLLACDLLISYRLVPGSNPTIKEHKV
- a CDS encoding ABC transporter permease produces the protein MFENILFAMVRTGTPLLLVALGAMMSERAGVLNLGQEGMILVGAACGFIAAYAGSSLGWGVLAAVISGVVVSLLFAFIALTLISNQVATGLALTIFGTGLSAFLGAGYVGQTITGFNTVKIPLLGDIPLIGKALFEQDLLVYLAFALFAAVFVVMRYTRLGLIIRAVGENPDVAHALGYKVMRVRYGAVMFGGAMAGLAGAYLSLAYTPMWSEGIAAGRGWIALALVVFASWRTERILLGAWLFGFASILHLLLQGYGYEISPNLLAMLPYVVTIVVLVLMMYRQQNQGLFAPRSLGQPWHSPK
- a CDS encoding BMP family ABC transporter substrate-binding protein, with product MTLLTRKKFLRVLGATAALLTLSANVFAAPLKVGFVYVSPIGDAGWTYQHDEARKIVQQEFGDKIETTFVESVAEGADAERVIRNMASRGYDLIFTTSFGYMNPTIKVGKMFPKVKFEHATGYKTAANVGNYQARDYEGRFLAGMIAGAMSKKNVIGYVGAFPIPEVIRGINSFMLGAQVMNPDIKMKVVWVNTWHDPAKEREAAESLILQGADVITMHTDSAATIQAAEAKGVYSVGFNSDMSAYGPKTHLTSSTQHWESIYRAKIQAVLDGTWKPEAIWHGLREGVVALSPMNPVVPKEVVEKMEAYKMEIVAGSRAVYQGPIYDQAGALKVAEGKTLSDEELHQQNWYVKGIEGKIPQ
- a CDS encoding TetR/AcrR family transcriptional regulator, with product MAIKTTAEKKPVATTSSKQGTGKTMASKPAEAQPEFNPTETPTGKYKPGKIRDRNLSNIINAAEEEFVQNGFRGASIQNIADRAGIPKANVHYYFKSKTNLYVAVLDNIINLWNDLLGEITVDDDPAEVLDRFIRKKVELSYTNPRASKLYAMEMIQGAPHLKGYIRTEMRQFVRRKAQIIEQWIEQGRMDKVDPMHLIFLIWASTQHYADFDVKILTVMNRAEYEPDMIKDISDFLSQMILKGCGLKPPVK
- a CDS encoding 8-oxoguanine deaminase is translated as MTMISSNSNTLWLKNPRACWTGNTQDASNGLVIQGNNIIELVAAGATPASTYDYSFDASDHVILPGLINCHHHFYQTLTRALPSALNKELFPWLQALYPVWANLNDEAIFASTQLALSELLLSGCTTAADHHYVFSSIMPHAIDAQVAAAKTIGNRVTLTRGSMSLGQSKGGLPPDSVVESDEKILSESERLIHSYHDTSEDSFCQIALAPCSPFSVTPDLMRATAVLAQQKNVLLHTHLGETEDENNFCLKQFGMRPVDYLDDLGWLNNRVWLAHGIHFNEEEIARLGHACVGVCHCPSSNMLLASGMCHTRDLQRAGAPVGLGVDGSASNDGSNMIQEVRQAMLLQKLRYGSANFTHIDALKLATSGSAKLLHRPELGELAVGKKADLALFSLNEPRFSGHGDPLAALILCGAHKADFVMVGGEWKVKNGEMVDMDINDVMARHGIAAKRLREMAAN